tatttttttataaaattgtaaCCAACATTCAAAACCCAACAATAATGAAAGGGCACTTTTCCTTTGGTTTGCACACTTGAATACAACAATTATGTTAAGTGGAATAATATCTTTGATTGCTTCTTGCTAAAATCAAATAGTAATCATTGGCATTTAAGTACTTGTTCATGAAGtggaaaaatagaagaaagtgCATGAATATGCTAATAATGTGAAGGAATTGTTTTCACATTTGAAGAATGATCCCAAACATTCATTGTCTTGTCTTGTTAGATGGCAATTTATTCACTTGAATGCACAAAGGTAACATGTACATGTATCCGATGACACTCTTGGCCATTCACGTGGAAGAGAAGGgatctaaaataaataattaagaaaagggtcatgctaaatagtgtctccgggacacttgttaagcataccaaaaaaggaaataaaatataaaattaatgttgacaaaataactttttatacttttaaggtgttgaatgcacaagttccaagacataatttcttttttaataagcttaactagtgccccagggccactgtttagcattttcctatcaataaagatatataaaaatattcagATATTACATTATTACCCTTAAAATAGTTTTGCCCCCGAAACTAGAAAGTACGACGATTAGAGAGGGTTCCCTCGTAAAATAAAATTAGCGGGTAAGAATATCACTTTCTAAAATTGAAGTTAAAATATTCTAACTTGTAGTTAgtatatactccctctagtcctaaatataagagaaaaactactttttagattcattaagaatctaatgtatttggtctataatgtaagccaaatacattagattctcaatgaatttaaaaaatagttttcctcttatatttaggaccggagggagtataaaatatttatctataaaataaagtttttggGTCTTACATTCTCCACCAAAAATTTGTTTCATCTCCGAAACTAGTAGATATTAACAAAAGATTGAAGTAggatttgcaaaaaaaaataaataaaattcgcgTAAAATCATTCAAGCTTTTTATTTAGATTCACCATTGAGAATATTTTTGAAAGATGGAAAATTAAATAAGaaactatttcaaatagatAACAAAAAGATAAAGGGTCTAGGAATGAATTAAAACAAAGTATCATATCTGCTGCACACCGATGTTAAATAATCAATAACTAAATTCCAAAATGATTTGCAAAGGTAAAATCacttattaacaaattcaagTTAAATAGTCCAATATAAATAAAGTGAAGTcgataataaaaatttgataccgttcaagaaaatatattccttgaaagaaaaaaaaaaacactttaatTTGCACTTTATTTCGACAAaattctaatataataaaattaactcCAATGATGTAAggtaaaaatagtttaaaacactttatattcaaaaataagTCACGTCATAAAATTGAGTAACAAAGGAAGGTAATAAGTCTCGAAAGATAAAAATTGTGCAACAGAAGATTCGATAGATCAAAAAAATCAGTCGCCTACTCCTTATTACAAATTGTAGTTTTCtaaatttttgaatgaataaCTGTAAAGGAGGataactctatttatagttttttagcTGACTTGGACTTTTCCATCGTGGTTCATCATCATGATGGCTTCAGGAATTGTCATTGTGGAACGATGGTCATCATCATGATACATACAACAAGATTTAGATATTTGCTTGCATTGGGTCTTTAATCTAAGTAAAAACTACTAAAATTAACCTAAAAACTATCTAAAAACATCATAGAAATTTTTGTCATCACAACACCAAACTTAAATCGATGTTTGTCCTCAAGTAACatgtttgtcaaacaaaatcgTAAGTGTGTTAACAAATAAACTTAGATGATAGGAATTTCACAACCTTATCTATTTGTCTTGTCGGTAATGGTACCACCGATCTTCACCGCAACGATCAATATTGAAAGGATGTTCTCTCAATCAACGTGTAACATGTCATTTTACCATAGGCTTGAAAGAATTTAAAGCAACCGATCAAAGTTAAAAAAAGATACacatttttggaaatttttcaGGGTTGTAACGTGGCTTAGGTAAAGGTGaaatatttttagaaaagtaGGTTAAAAGTTGGAGTTAGGTATCCAATACTCTTCCTTATTGTGTACAACTTTTTATCTGGTACCTAGTACAAgaaatgttttctttttctagtATTAATACTCTGTTTTTACTGTTCTACTACCATTTCTTACTAGAATATCAGGTTGAGCCTATCATCAtacactaataataatttaaaaaactgGAAGTCACTGTCTCACTGAATGTAACCGCATGCATCAGTGTCGTATCGGTGCTGCATAGACCATTCTTTTAACTAacgtttttatttaaaattcataaaataacaattttatttaCAGTTCCTAGCATAAAGCTGGTTAGAGATGCAAAGTTGAGACATGTATCTGCGGTGAGATTGGTTGAATTTGTTTGCTCACAAGCTTTAACCAAGAATGACTGTCGATTCTGGCAATCTGGTAGAATTGTAAACGTGATTTTCGATGCAACATCATCTGGCATAGTTGAAATTTTAAGGATTTGTTTTCGGTTTTTTCCTGATATGGTTTGGAATCACATGCCAAATGGAGGGTATGTGACTCAAATTGCCATCGAGAATAGGCAAGAAAAAGTTTTCAGTTTTCTATGCAAGATGCCAACAATCAGCATCATGCAAGTTATGCAAATCATGTCATCAACTACAACATTTCAGCATAAAGATTCCGATTACCCCCCTACATCACATTTGGCAGCAAGGTTTGCTTCTCAAGTTGAGTCAATTCCAGGTGCAGCATTTCAAATGCAAAGAGAATTACAGTGGTTTAAGgtttgtttaatttaatctcaTAAGTACATTAATTCTTAGTAGTTTTTAAGTTAAATTCTAGACAAAACTATACACCAAAGATTCAATTATATACTACAAGAAATATTACACCACTCGACACAACAATTAGTTTCTCGTTGACAACAATAGAGACCACAATCTTAGGTAACAGCTAATTAAAAGGAATAACTTGGCATGAAAAAAAGAAAGTCTTTTTAATACTTTAAATTAGGTTAAAATATCTTTGATATAATTTTGCCTAAATTCTATAAAGTTATTGATAACATAGCTTCATCACCAACAGGAAGTAGAAAAATTGGATAATCCCCGcattaaaaattataaggatCGAGATGGCAAAACACCTTGGCAAGTGTTTAAGGACAATCATAAGGCATTGCTTGAAGAAGGGAAGATTTGGATGAAGGATACATCAAACTCTTGTATGTTAGTGGCCACTCTTATTGCAACGATCGCCTTTGCGGCTGCAATAACCGTACCTGGAGGAAACAACCAGGACAAAGGAATACCAATATTTTTGTCAGATAACACATTCATGGTATTTGTTGTGTCAGATGCACTAGCCTTGTTTTCATCAATGACTTCTTTGTTGATGTTTTTAGGGATCCTAAATGCACGCTTTGCCGAAGAAGATTTTCTCGTGGCATTACCTCAGAAATTAATAATAGGTTTGACTTTTTTGTTCTTGGCAATAGTGACTACAATGGTAGCATATGGTGCAGCTCTATCTATGTTGGTACAGGACAGACTGAAATGGGCTCCAATTCCTATTGTTCTTTTGGCTTGTGTTCCAATTGCTCTATTTGCAATACTTCAACTTCCTTTATTGGTAGAAATGATCATATCAACATATGGATCTCGATTCTCATATGAATAAATGAAGGTTGATATTGATTATGATAAGATTTGCTAATGTCTTTTAGGATCATGATATGATTACATGATAGGATTCATACTCAAATTGATATCAGAATTTGGTTCTGACTCATTTGAGTTACAGTTGTCAATGTAAACATAAAAACTACATTTGATATAGATATAATATATGCTTTGCTTGCTACATGTCAGAATCATATACTTGTAATATGGATAAAACTGAGAATCAGTTAGACCAAGCTACTTAATGTCATGTGAGCCTACTCTCATTTGAAATTTGACAATCTACTTAAAAAGTTTTTCTGCATTATTAGATCAGCCTCTTTATCACTTCACCAGGCTCTCAAGACCTCCTGTAGTTGTCATGTTTGGGACAACGCCGGAAAAACATCGTATGATGCTCGTTTGTTGGATGACAAAAAGTATAATAAAATATAGATGTTTTAGTACAGTATATAAAAAGATGCTGcccttaaagaaatttttggTGGAATAAACACAAGAAGCAAAAATGCTACCAAGGAGGAGGTTTGGGGAAAATACTATTTCCATCAATTTCTTGTTTTGTTATAAAATTAGGTACTTAAATTAGGTTATGAATCGTTTGGTAGAAGTAGAATTAGAATTTTGGATTAATACCCTAATTATGCATGAGAAATATAAATTCCCCTATTGATTCTCATGAGTAGTAGTGTGACTCTTAGATAAAGAAGAGTAAGAATCAATGATTAGAGAGTTGTTCAAGTCTTTT
This portion of the Trifolium pratense cultivar HEN17-A07 linkage group LG3, ARS_RC_1.1, whole genome shotgun sequence genome encodes:
- the LOC123918198 gene encoding uncharacterized protein LOC123918198, whose amino-acid sequence is MESAESSPLSVVTDSDNRSNAEEFNYKYYQPLHIAILKGDWKSTKAFLDNDPSTLTAKITMLGETALHVAALGAQWKLVEKLVQLMPANMLTELDSKGFTCLHYVAVGKSVDTAKALVAKNSSVTQVTSLPGFTPLYLCIAAAISKEMVWYLVLNTTEPACCPFNHMEVFAMVSVGFHDIAMYILQRYPNLATPSDDAGSTILHVLSQYPSHFQSGHNFGFWKRCIYRCVPVELEYGNTIWNALEFVPSIKLVRDAKLRHVSAVRLVEFVCSQALTKNDCRFWQSGRIVNVIFDATSSGIVEILRICFRFFPDMVWNHMPNGGYVTQIAIENRQEKVFSFLCKMPTISIMQVMQIMSSTTTFQHKDSDYPPTSHLAARFASQVESIPGAAFQMQRELQWFKEVEKLDNPRIKNYKDRDGKTPWQVFKDNHKALLEEGKIWMKDTSNSCMLVATLIATIAFAAAITVPGGNNQDKGIPIFLSDNTFMVFVVSDALALFSSMTSLLMFLGILNARFAEEDFLVALPQKLIIGLTFLFLAIVTTMVAYGAALSMLVQDRLKWAPIPIVLLACVPIALFAILQLPLLVEMIISTYGSRFSYE